In the genome of bacterium, one region contains:
- a CDS encoding VTT domain-containing protein — MFDLIELIKAAGYLGLFGIVFAETGLLVGFFLPGDSLMFTAGVLAAEGYLNIYILLIILVSAAIIGDSTGYAIGKKFGPKIFAKENSLLFNKSHVQKAEQFFHKHGPKTIIIARFVPIVRTFVPTLAGVGKMSYWRFLTYNIVGALLWAAGLTLLGYYLGLKIDNIDKYILPIIAVIILVSISPYIKRLITDKNLRREIYIYAQALYKRIFSKK; from the coding sequence ATGTTTGATTTAATAGAATTAATAAAAGCAGCTGGGTACTTAGGCCTATTTGGAATAGTTTTCGCCGAAACCGGACTGTTAGTCGGATTTTTCTTGCCAGGCGACAGCCTCATGTTTACTGCCGGAGTACTGGCAGCCGAAGGCTACTTGAACATCTATATTTTACTGATAATCCTCGTTTCTGCTGCGATTATAGGGGATAGCACTGGTTACGCCATCGGCAAAAAGTTTGGGCCAAAGATCTTTGCCAAGGAAAACTCCCTGCTGTTTAACAAATCCCATGTCCAAAAGGCCGAGCAATTTTTTCACAAGCACGGACCAAAAACCATAATCATCGCTCGCTTTGTACCGATTGTCAGGACATTCGTCCCCACGCTGGCAGGGGTCGGCAAGATGTCGTATTGGAGATTTTTAACTTACAATATAGTTGGTGCTTTGCTTTGGGCGGCCGGCTTAACGCTTTTAGGCTACTACCTTGGTTTAAAAATAGACAATATTGATAAGTACATTCTGCCAATTATCGCAGTGATAATTTTAGTTTCCATATCACCATACATAAAAAGGCTGATTACAGACAAGAACCTAAGGAGAGAAATTTATATTTACGCCCAAGCGCTATATAAGAGAATATTTTCCAAAAAATAA
- a CDS encoding phosphomannose isomerase type II C-terminal cupin domain, with amino-acid sequence MAKNAKDYEERPWGNFTVLSELQNQGQSKDVIIKRLEVYAGNRLSYQRHKLRNEHWIVVSGSGMAIINDTEVPLSPGGSVYIKIGDKHRLDNTKSTEPLIVIEVITGEFDEYDNERLEDDYNRDSSWRNA; translated from the coding sequence ATGGCTAAAAATGCAAAAGATTACGAAGAGCGTCCTTGGGGCAATTTTACAGTCCTATCTGAACTGCAAAATCAAGGTCAGTCTAAAGACGTGATTATCAAGCGTCTGGAGGTTTATGCAGGCAACAGACTGTCTTACCAAAGACATAAGTTAAGAAACGAGCATTGGATAGTAGTTAGCGGTTCGGGCATGGCCATAATCAACGATACTGAGGTTCCGTTATCGCCAGGCGGGTCGGTCTACATCAAGATAGGCGACAAGCACCGGCTGGATAACACCAAAAGCACAGAACCGCTCATAGTAATCGAAGTTATAACAGGCGAATTTGATGAGTATGACAACGAACGCCTGGAAGACGACTATAACCGCGATTCGAGCTGGAGAAATGCATAA
- the gyrB gene encoding DNA topoisomerase (ATP-hydrolyzing) subunit B encodes MAKTAKDAPKKDIDKDIDKKSKSASYSSENITVLEGLDPVRKRPGMYIGSTSETGLHHLIWEIVDNSVDEAMAGHADKIEVVIQQDGGLTVHDNGRGIPVDVHKTTKKSALETVLTVLHAGGKFGGDASGYKVSGGLHGVGAAVVNALSTNMKANVRRDGKIYEQTYKIGVPQGKVKEVGKVGKNDPFQTGTSITFYPDGSIFETTTFKFKTVLEHLRSQAYLTKGLHFIITDERVGLTYQYYFEGGVISYIKQLNRNKKTRHTPIYINKMYEGDILVELAIQYTDDFDEVVLAYANNEFNVEGGMHVTGFRTALTRVINNYAVKNNIVKDNAKLTGEDLREGLTAIISVKLPNPQFEGQTKGKLGNPEVRTAVEAVLAQELEVYLEEHPTAAGKIIEKAILAAKARLAARAARDSVIRKGVLEGLALPGKLADCSESDPAKCELYIVEGDSAGGSAKQGRDRKFQAILPLRGKILNVERARLDRMLSSQEIKNLVIAFGTGVGDLFDIEKLRYHRIIIMTDADVDGAHIRTLLLTLFYRYFPDIIRNGHLYIAQPPLFRVQVGKNFQYAFSDVERDEILDDLVKEAEAKRGASAAQKKAAKAKEKDLPANPENLDLEEPEDGSEAVEQGVKGGVKYNIQRYKGLGEMNAGQLWETTMDPANRVMLKVEIEDAEKISEVFETLMGDEVPPRKRFITTHAKTVKNLDI; translated from the coding sequence ATGGCTAAAACAGCTAAAGATGCACCAAAGAAAGATATAGACAAGGACATCGATAAGAAGTCAAAATCAGCTAGTTATTCCTCCGAAAATATCACCGTACTGGAAGGATTAGACCCAGTACGAAAGCGTCCAGGCATGTATATCGGTTCTACTTCAGAAACCGGTTTGCATCACTTAATCTGGGAAATTGTCGACAACTCCGTAGACGAAGCCATGGCCGGACATGCAGACAAGATCGAAGTAGTCATCCAGCAGGATGGCGGTTTAACCGTTCACGATAACGGGCGAGGTATTCCTGTCGACGTACACAAGACTACAAAAAAATCCGCTTTGGAAACTGTATTAACCGTGCTGCATGCTGGTGGTAAATTCGGCGGCGATGCCAGCGGTTATAAAGTATCTGGCGGTCTTCATGGTGTGGGCGCTGCGGTAGTAAACGCTCTTTCAACCAACATGAAGGCTAACGTGCGACGCGACGGTAAGATTTACGAACAAACCTACAAAATTGGTGTCCCTCAGGGAAAGGTAAAAGAGGTAGGTAAGGTAGGGAAGAACGATCCTTTTCAAACAGGCACCTCAATCACTTTTTATCCAGATGGTTCTATTTTTGAAACTACCACCTTCAAGTTTAAAACAGTTTTAGAACATTTGCGCAGCCAAGCTTACTTGACCAAAGGCCTGCACTTTATCATTACAGACGAACGAGTCGGCTTAACTTATCAGTATTATTTTGAGGGCGGAGTCATTAGCTACATCAAGCAGCTTAACCGCAACAAGAAGACCCGCCATACTCCGATATACATCAACAAGATGTACGAAGGCGACATCTTGGTTGAATTAGCTATTCAATATACCGATGACTTCGATGAAGTTGTTTTGGCCTATGCCAACAACGAATTTAACGTCGAAGGCGGTATGCACGTGACCGGTTTCCGCACTGCCCTCACGCGCGTCATCAACAATTATGCGGTTAAAAACAATATCGTTAAGGACAATGCCAAATTGACCGGTGAAGATTTGCGCGAAGGCTTAACTGCTATCATTTCTGTTAAGCTTCCTAACCCACAGTTTGAAGGCCAAACTAAAGGCAAGCTAGGCAACCCAGAAGTACGCACCGCAGTAGAAGCCGTTCTAGCCCAGGAACTAGAAGTATACTTAGAAGAACACCCAACGGCCGCCGGAAAAATTATTGAAAAAGCTATCCTCGCAGCCAAGGCCCGTTTAGCTGCCCGCGCTGCCCGCGACAGCGTTATTCGCAAAGGCGTTCTAGAAGGATTGGCACTACCAGGCAAACTGGCCGACTGCAGCGAAAGCGACCCGGCTAAATGCGAACTATATATCGTAGAGGGTGACTCAGCTGGCGGAAGCGCTAAGCAAGGCCGCGATCGTAAGTTCCAAGCTATCTTGCCTTTGCGAGGTAAGATATTAAACGTAGAACGTGCTCGATTAGACCGCATGCTTAGCAGTCAAGAAATCAAGAACTTAGTTATCGCATTTGGCACTGGAGTAGGGGATTTATTTGATATAGAAAAACTGCGTTACCATCGCATCATCATCATGACCGATGCCGACGTAGACGGGGCCCACATTCGCACCTTACTGTTGACTTTGTTCTACCGATACTTCCCAGACATTATCCGCAACGGTCACCTCTACATCGCCCAACCGCCTTTATTCCGAGTACAGGTAGGTAAAAACTTCCAATATGCCTTTTCGGATGTAGAACGAGACGAAATTCTGGATGACCTGGTCAAAGAAGCGGAAGCAAAGCGCGGCGCGTCGGCTGCGCAAAAGAAAGCTGCTAAGGCGAAAGAAAAAGATTTGCCTGCTAATCCGGAAAATCTGGACCTAGAAGAACCCGAGGACGGCAGCGAAGCAGTGGAGCAAGGCGTCAAGGGCGGAGTTAAATACAATATTCAGCGCTACAAAGGTTTAGGAGAAATGAATGCCGGCCAACTCTGGGAAACCACTATGGACCCGGCCAACCGCGTCATGCTTAAAGTAGAAATTGAAGATGCAGAAAAGATCAGTGAAGTCTTCGAGACTCTAATGGGTGACGAAGTGCCTCCGCGCAAGCGCTTCATTACTACTCACGCAAAAACTGTTAAAAACTTGGATATCTAA
- the secE gene encoding preprotein translocase subunit SecE — MSRIFKYFRDVRSEVAKVVWLSRSDAVRYTIAVIVFSLVFAAILGAADYGLLKGFEQLIK, encoded by the coding sequence ATGTCTAGAATCTTTAAATATTTTCGCGATGTTCGTAGCGAAGTTGCCAAAGTGGTTTGGCTTTCGCGCTCTGATGCTGTCCGTTACACAATCGCAGTTATCGTATTTTCTTTAGTCTTTGCCGCCATCTTAGGCGCAGCCGACTATGGCTTGCTTAAAGGCTTTGAACAACTCATTAAATAA
- the nusG gene encoding transcription termination/antitermination protein NusG, whose translation MSKQQVTGEKHWYVLHTYSGYEDSVALNLKQRIENLNMQDKIFDAIVPKEKKIKIRDGKRTTFEEKIFPGYVLVNMIVTDDSWYVVRNTPNVTGFVGSGTIPTPVAEEEWNYLQKRMGAEEPKFKVDFEVGELVQIVDGPFKDYEGKIGELDQAKGKVKVMVTIFGRETPVELDFLQIKKI comes from the coding sequence ATGTCTAAACAACAAGTAACCGGCGAGAAGCACTGGTACGTGCTTCATACTTATAGCGGGTACGAAGACAGCGTCGCCCTCAACTTAAAACAGCGTATCGAAAACCTCAACATGCAGGACAAGATCTTCGACGCGATTGTGCCAAAGGAAAAAAAGATTAAGATCCGCGACGGTAAACGTACCACTTTTGAGGAAAAGATTTTCCCAGGCTATGTTTTAGTTAACATGATTGTAACCGACGACTCCTGGTACGTAGTCCGTAACACTCCTAACGTAACCGGATTCGTAGGCAGCGGAACTATTCCTACTCCTGTAGCAGAAGAAGAATGGAATTATTTGCAAAAGCGCATGGGCGCGGAAGAACCAAAGTTTAAAGTCGATTTCGAAGTCGGCGAACTGGTTCAAATTGTCGACGGTCCGTTTAAGGATTACGAAGGAAAAATCGGCGAACTCGACCAAGCTAAGGGCAAAGTCAAGGTAATGGTTACTATTTTCGGACGCGAAACTCCGGTAGAACTCGATTTCCTTCAGATTAAAAAGATCTAA
- the rplK gene encoding 50S ribosomal protein L11, which yields MAKKIKSMVKLQLPAGKATPAPPVGTALGPHGINIAEFTKAFNDQTNQLGDTIIPVEMTIYEDRSFTFILKTPPASVLIRKAAGLAKGSSNPLTTKVGKITSAQVREIAETKMPDLNAVDVEAAEKIIRGTARSMGVEIKD from the coding sequence ATGGCAAAGAAAATTAAATCTATGGTGAAGTTGCAGCTCCCAGCCGGAAAAGCAACTCCCGCACCTCCAGTAGGTACTGCGCTGGGACCACACGGTATCAATATCGCAGAATTTACTAAAGCGTTTAACGATCAGACAAATCAGCTAGGGGATACCATCATCCCGGTCGAAATGACCATTTATGAAGATCGTTCGTTCACATTTATTCTAAAAACCCCGCCAGCTTCTGTCTTGATTCGCAAGGCAGCCGGGTTAGCAAAAGGTTCCAGCAACCCGTTGACCACCAAGGTAGGTAAAATTACTTCGGCACAGGTCCGAGAAATTGCAGAAACTAAAATGCCCGACCTGAATGCTGTAGACGTAGAGGCGGCCGAAAAGATCATCCGCGGCACTGCTCGCAGCATGGGCGTGGAAATCAAAGATTAA
- the rplA gene encoding 50S ribosomal protein L1: MTKLSKRVKANTEQIEKDKVYTLEEAIDLAKKTATTKFVGSIEVHVRTSIDARKTDQAIRGSVTLPHGTGKTKKIAAFVSEGKEAEAKEAGADIVGGEDLIKKIKETEKTDFDVAIAEPSMMPKLAIIAKILGTRGMMPNPKTGTISDNIAGAIKEIAGGKINFKNDNTGNVHQIIGKTNFESSQLIENLKKFLEALHASKPAAVKKQFVVNASLNSSMGPGIKFKA, encoded by the coding sequence ATGACAAAATTGTCAAAGCGCGTTAAAGCTAACACAGAACAAATCGAAAAGGATAAAGTTTACACTTTAGAGGAAGCTATCGACTTAGCAAAGAAAACTGCTACTACTAAATTCGTCGGCAGCATCGAAGTGCATGTCCGCACTTCCATTGATGCCCGCAAGACAGACCAGGCTATTCGCGGCTCCGTAACTTTGCCTCACGGCACAGGCAAGACTAAAAAAATTGCCGCATTCGTATCCGAAGGTAAAGAAGCCGAAGCCAAAGAGGCCGGCGCGGACATCGTTGGCGGCGAAGACTTAATCAAGAAGATTAAGGAAACCGAAAAAACTGATTTCGACGTAGCAATTGCAGAACCTAGCATGATGCCTAAACTGGCGATTATCGCAAAAATTTTAGGTACCCGAGGCATGATGCCTAACCCTAAAACTGGCACTATTTCGGACAACATCGCAGGAGCGATAAAGGAAATTGCCGGCGGTAAAATTAACTTCAAGAATGACAACACTGGCAACGTTCATCAAATTATTGGCAAGACCAATTTTGAATCTAGTCAGTTAATTGAAAATCTTAAAAAGTTTTTGGAAGCTCTTCATGCTTCTAAGCCAGCTGCGGTAAAGAAGCAGTTTGTAGTAAACGCATCACTTAACTCATCTATGGGTCCGGGGATAAAGTTTAAAGCATAG
- a CDS encoding RNA polymerase sigma factor, whose translation MKASKETLAQELALASLIASGDQAAFEKLYSATHRKVFSICYRMTKDPELAEDLCQQTYIQIWKKIGKFRGQSRLSTWIHRIAVNEALMHFRKAHVRHESKYTESESTEVQFALERYAAPSNEDLRIDLEKAIGQLPKGYFQVFTLKEIEGLEHTEIAQTLGTSEGTSKSQLSKAREKMKRLLNRKVNPKIYPSLAEGLH comes from the coding sequence ATGAAAGCCAGTAAAGAAACTCTAGCTCAAGAGCTTGCCCTGGCTAGCCTTATTGCCAGCGGAGATCAAGCAGCCTTTGAAAAGCTCTATAGTGCCACGCATCGCAAAGTTTTTAGTATCTGCTACCGAATGACCAAAGATCCAGAACTGGCGGAAGACCTATGCCAACAGACTTACATCCAAATTTGGAAAAAAATCGGTAAGTTCCGCGGCCAGTCAAGGCTTTCGACATGGATCCATCGCATAGCCGTTAACGAAGCGTTAATGCATTTTCGCAAGGCGCATGTCCGACATGAAAGCAAGTATACGGAGAGTGAATCAACAGAAGTTCAATTCGCTCTGGAACGTTACGCCGCCCCCAGCAACGAAGATTTGAGGATCGATCTGGAAAAAGCTATAGGGCAACTGCCTAAGGGATATTTCCAGGTGTTCACACTCAAGGAAATCGAAGGGTTAGAGCATACAGAAATTGCGCAAACGCTCGGCACGTCCGAAGGCACAAGCAAATCCCAGCTATCGAAAGCCAGGGAGAAAATGAAACGTTTACTAAACCGAAAGGTTAACCCAAAAATCTACCCCTCTCTAGCCGAAGGCTTGCATTAA
- a CDS encoding dihydrofolate reductase has protein sequence MFIIIAALAQNRVIGKDNDLPWHFPEDLKRFKELTFGHPVIMGWNTFVSIIARIGKPLPGRIHFVLTSKKRQEIIEALKAELPEKFKDFSIDNYSDSLFFSRSLGNAVQKGEALSNKVFAIGGERVYTEALKSADKLELTLVKRDYEGDAFFPEFDENNWEKQPGPEEKVNSEYEFATYKRIGYR, from the coding sequence ATGTTTATTATTATAGCTGCACTAGCGCAGAATAGGGTAATCGGAAAAGATAACGACCTACCATGGCATTTTCCCGAAGACTTAAAGCGCTTTAAGGAGCTCACGTTCGGTCATCCGGTAATCATGGGCTGGAATACTTTTGTTTCTATCATCGCCCGCATCGGAAAACCTCTGCCTGGACGAATACACTTTGTCCTTACTTCAAAAAAACGGCAAGAGATAATAGAAGCGCTCAAGGCAGAATTGCCAGAGAAGTTTAAGGATTTCAGCATAGACAATTACTCCGACAGCCTGTTCTTCAGCCGCTCGCTAGGCAATGCTGTGCAGAAAGGGGAGGCACTGTCCAACAAAGTCTTTGCTATCGGCGGCGAACGAGTCTATACCGAAGCGCTTAAGAGCGCTGATAAACTTGAGCTTACCTTGGTCAAAAGAGACTATGAAGGCGATGCATTTTTTCCTGAGTTCGACGAAAACAACTGGGAGAAACAACCGGGACCAGAAGAAAAGGTAAATTCTGAATACGAATTTGCCACCTACAAAAGAATCGGCTATCGCTAA
- the prfB gene encoding peptide chain release factor 2 — MNELISQLEELEQESQNLTEKLHLDQKQQRVMELEDRMQAPQFWDDQETAQKISQQHSSLTTFVEFWKGLSERINELKDLISTNTDHSTETENFLADQVGQIIKEYRQNRLMVMMSGKHDGNNAIFAIHAGAGGTDAQDWTEILLRQFLRYCEKHNLKTDIIDQSKGSEAGIKSVTVHAKGPFAYGLLKSEAGVHRLVRLSPFNPAHTRETSFALLELIPELEEQGSVKLDPKDLEIEANTSSGHGGQSVNTTYSAIRITHKPTGIRVSIQNERSQHQNKELALKILMGKLQALEDEKLAAEKKELRGEFKSAEWGNQIRSYVLHPYKMVKDHRTGYEESDPDKVLDGELDDFVEKYLESKIE, encoded by the coding sequence ATGAATGAATTAATTTCCCAGCTAGAAGAACTTGAGCAAGAATCCCAGAATCTAACCGAAAAACTACACCTGGACCAAAAGCAGCAGCGGGTCATGGAGCTTGAGGATCGAATGCAAGCGCCCCAGTTTTGGGACGACCAAGAAACTGCTCAGAAAATCTCCCAACAGCACAGCAGCCTAACTACTTTCGTAGAATTCTGGAAAGGTCTTAGTGAAAGAATCAACGAACTTAAAGATCTCATTTCAACCAATACAGACCATTCCACAGAGACAGAAAATTTTTTAGCTGACCAAGTAGGACAGATCATAAAAGAATATCGCCAAAACCGATTAATGGTAATGATGAGTGGCAAGCATGACGGCAACAATGCCATTTTCGCCATCCACGCAGGCGCAGGCGGAACCGACGCACAAGATTGGACAGAAATATTGTTACGGCAATTTTTAAGATACTGCGAAAAACATAATTTAAAAACTGATATCATAGACCAAAGCAAAGGCTCTGAAGCCGGAATCAAATCGGTGACCGTGCATGCCAAGGGTCCGTTTGCGTATGGCCTGCTTAAAAGCGAAGCAGGCGTGCACCGCTTGGTACGCTTATCGCCATTTAACCCGGCCCACACCAGAGAAACCTCATTCGCCCTGCTAGAGCTAATTCCCGAGCTAGAAGAACAAGGCTCCGTAAAGCTCGATCCTAAGGACTTAGAGATAGAAGCCAACACATCCTCAGGCCATGGAGGACAGAGCGTTAACACTACTTATAGCGCTATTCGCATTACCCATAAGCCTACGGGCATCCGCGTCAGTATCCAAAATGAACGCAGCCAGCATCAGAATAAAGAATTAGCATTAAAGATTTTAATGGGCAAGCTGCAAGCCCTAGAAGACGAGAAGTTAGCGGCAGAAAAAAAAGAATTGCGAGGAGAATTCAAATCTGCGGAATGGGGGAATCAAATTCGCTCTTACGTTTTGCATCCATATAAAATGGTAAAGGATCACCGCACCGGGTACGAAGAATCGGATCCAGATAAAGTACTAGACGGAGAGCTCGATGATTTTGTAGAAAAATATTTGGAGTCAAAAATCGAATAA
- the ftsE gene encoding cell division ATP-binding protein FtsE: MYMIHFKKVTKYYGNHKALNNIDLRIDQGEFVSLVGMSGAGKSTLMKLLVGEEELDDGSILIDDIDMTRIRKTDLPYLRRKIGVVFQDIKLLPKRTAFENVAFAMEVSGHRKEQINKDVPKILDLVGLNHKKDNFPHEMSGGEKQRVAIARSLAHRPVLLLADEPTGNLDEINAAEVIDLLLKINELGTTVILATHAADLVNKIRKRVITIEGGQITMEQLKGKYKL, encoded by the coding sequence ATTTACATGATTCATTTCAAAAAAGTTACCAAATACTACGGCAATCATAAAGCTTTAAACAACATCGACCTCCGAATTGATCAGGGGGAATTTGTTTCTTTAGTGGGTATGAGCGGTGCCGGAAAATCAACTTTAATGAAGCTACTGGTGGGAGAAGAAGAACTAGACGACGGAAGCATACTCATCGACGATATCGACATGACCAGAATCCGCAAGACCGACCTGCCGTACCTGCGCAGGAAGATCGGGGTTGTGTTTCAGGATATAAAACTGTTACCAAAACGGACTGCGTTCGAAAACGTTGCTTTTGCCATGGAGGTTTCTGGCCATCGCAAAGAACAGATAAACAAAGACGTGCCAAAAATTTTAGACTTAGTAGGATTGAACCATAAAAAAGATAACTTCCCGCACGAAATGAGCGGCGGCGAAAAGCAGCGCGTGGCAATTGCGCGCAGCTTGGCGCATCGTCCGGTTTTGTTATTGGCAGACGAACCAACCGGCAACCTCGACGAAATCAATGCAGCAGAAGTTATCGACCTGCTGTTAAAAATCAACGAACTTGGTACAACTGTAATCTTAGCGACCCATGCAGCCGATTTAGTAAACAAGATCCGCAAGCGCGTTATCACTATCGAAGGCGGGCAAATTACCATGGAACAGCTAAAAGGAAAATACAAACTCTAG